In the Candidatus Woesearchaeota archaeon genome, one interval contains:
- a CDS encoding TIGR00270 family protein, producing the protein MASCEMCGREGDLTEVDVEGTNLEVCKNCLKFGKQQVKPAAKFSRAPNKFNKTQGRFKQRRTIRPEVVEVIIKGYGDKVSKVRSKMGLTQEEFARKLNEKESLISKIENNQFEPSIILAKKLETILKIKLIEVQEETKAEMLQQKASGKGLTIADFIKVRKK; encoded by the coding sequence ATGGCAAGTTGTGAAATGTGCGGACGCGAAGGAGACTTAACAGAAGTAGATGTTGAAGGAACAAACCTAGAAGTATGTAAAAATTGTTTAAAGTTTGGAAAACAACAAGTTAAACCTGCAGCTAAATTTAGTAGAGCGCCAAATAAATTTAATAAAACTCAAGGCAGATTTAAACAAAGAAGAACAATACGACCTGAAGTTGTAGAAGTAATAATCAAAGGATACGGCGACAAAGTAAGTAAAGTAAGATCAAAAATGGGTTTGACCCAAGAAGAATTCGCACGCAAACTTAATGAAAAAGAAAGCCTAATTAGTAAAATCGAAAATAATCAGTTCGAACCTAGCATAATCCTTGCAAAGAAACTTGAAACAATACTAAAAATTAAACTAATAGAAGTTCAAGAAGAAACAAAAGCCGAAATGTTACAACAAAAAGCAAGCGGAAAAGGGCTTACCATTGCAGATTTTATTAAAGTTAGAAAAAAATAA
- a CDS encoding DNA topoisomerase IV subunit A encodes MTKITEVKTMSEVIDKIKKIATQVHQEIKKVKSPSLFMPVRSLQNVSYDPKEGYFKLIGKEKERTLTATTVKTFAQTLLMMDESKNIVKSDDIATKREMYYISKNWGDARFKEQPESDSVMDDIESMMLVNREQLGFIPEEKGGDVAGSLVVIDKDSETGDELKIDCTKFGSGAYSVPSIVEHLKFETKAKFILAIETAGMFQRLVKHGYAKKANCILVSMGGVPTRACRRFIRRLSDDKKLPVYVFTDGDPYGFFNIYRTLKVGSGNAAHINQYFCVPNAQFIGITPQDIIDYKLPTHPLKDVDKKKIKDVIKNDPFCKAHKEWQKALKQLAMMGKRAEQQALAKHGLNFVITDYLPKKLKDHTTWLP; translated from the coding sequence ATGACGAAAATAACGGAGGTGAAAACGATGAGTGAAGTAATTGATAAAATTAAAAAAATAGCAACACAAGTACACCAAGAAATCAAAAAAGTAAAATCACCTTCATTATTCATGCCAGTAAGATCACTACAAAATGTAAGTTATGATCCAAAAGAAGGATACTTTAAATTAATCGGAAAAGAAAAAGAAAGAACACTTACTGCAACAACAGTAAAAACATTTGCTCAAACTCTCCTCATGATGGATGAGAGTAAAAACATAGTAAAGTCTGATGATATTGCCACAAAAAGAGAGATGTATTATATTTCAAAAAACTGGGGAGACGCTCGATTTAAAGAACAACCCGAATCAGACTCAGTAATGGACGACATAGAAAGCATGATGCTTGTTAATCGCGAACAACTAGGATTCATACCTGAAGAAAAAGGCGGCGATGTTGCAGGATCCCTTGTAGTCATTGACAAAGATTCAGAAACTGGGGATGAACTAAAAATTGATTGTACCAAATTTGGAAGTGGAGCATACTCAGTACCAAGTATTGTCGAACATTTAAAATTTGAAACCAAAGCTAAATTTATATTAGCCATCGAAACTGCGGGTATGTTTCAAAGACTAGTAAAACACGGCTATGCAAAAAAAGCCAATTGCATACTAGTTTCCATGGGAGGAGTACCAACTAGAGCTTGTCGAAGATTTATCAGGCGATTATCAGATGATAAAAAATTACCAGTATACGTTTTTACAGATGGCGACCCCTACGGGTTTTTCAATATTTATAGAACTTTGAAAGTAGGATCTGGAAATGCAGCTCACATAAACCAATACTTTTGCGTACCTAATGCACAATTTATTGGAATAACCCCTCAAGACATTATCGATTACAAATTACCAACACATCCATTAAAAGATGTAGATAAGAAAAAAATCAAAGATGTAATCAAAAATGACCCATTTTGTAAAGCACACAAAGAATGGCAAAAAGCACTCAAACAATTAGCAATGATGGGTAAAAGAGCGGAGCAGCAGGCACTTGCAAAACATGGACTAAACTTTGTCATAACTGATTATCTTCCAAAAAAACTCAAAGATCATACAACCTGGCTACCCTAA
- a CDS encoding RNA-processing protein (similar to yeast Dim2p protein that is essential for 40S ribosomal subunit; structural studies show binding to 3' end of 16S rRNA in complex with archaeal IF2 alpha), with the protein MEFHHEIKIPKERIAVLIGKSGEIKHEIEEETNTKINIDSKEGDVNLSGEDSLGIFIAKDVIKAIARGFNPDLAKLLLKGDYTFDMVNIQDYTGKSKKDSLRLKGRVIGTEGKSRRHIEDLTETNISVYGKTIAIIGRAEDTNIARKAVESLLAGSAHTSVYKWLEKKKKEKERNNFLQHTEPEEHFKEISDLEEETDEVSSEKDNDQENDES; encoded by the coding sequence ATGGAATTCCACCACGAAATCAAAATACCAAAAGAAAGAATCGCAGTCTTAATAGGTAAGTCTGGAGAGATTAAGCACGAGATAGAAGAAGAAACCAACACTAAAATTAACATAGACAGTAAAGAAGGCGATGTGAATTTAAGTGGAGAAGATAGTTTAGGCATATTTATTGCAAAAGATGTAATCAAAGCAATTGCCAGAGGATTTAATCCAGATCTTGCAAAACTACTTCTTAAAGGAGATTATACATTTGATATGGTCAATATTCAAGATTATACAGGCAAATCAAAAAAAGATTCATTAAGACTAAAAGGAAGAGTTATTGGAACTGAAGGAAAATCAAGAAGACACATAGAAGACTTAACCGAAACAAACATTAGCGTATATGGAAAAACAATTGCAATTATTGGCCGTGCTGAAGATACAAACATAGCAAGAAAAGCTGTTGAAAGTTTACTTGCAGGAAGTGCACACACTTCAGTTTACAAATGGCTTGAAAAAAAGAAAAAAGAAAAAGAAAGAAATAATTTTTTACAACATACAGAACCAGAAGAACATTTTAAAGAAATAAGCGATCTTGAAGAAGAAACTGATGAGGTGAGTTCTGAAAAAGATAACGATCAGGAAAATGACGAATCTTAA
- a CDS encoding serine protein kinase RIO: protein MGKITREKFKIRGNVFDDFTERLIFKLEGKYFDHIKSPVSIGKEANIFTATGLEEKDSEDTEDERRPVILKIYRLENCEFNKMYEYIKVDPRYSNLKKKKREIVFSWAQREFRNLLKARESGVRVPIPIHCERHILVLEQIGKDCPAPKLKDQIPQDIAKFYDKVAEEMKRLYKGGLVHGDLSAFNILNDCENPVFIDFSQSTTTQNPMARELLDRDVKNICDHFKKIGLKTDEQNLRKQIKEAK from the coding sequence ATGGGAAAAATAACACGCGAAAAATTCAAAATTAGAGGAAATGTATTTGATGATTTTACAGAAAGACTCATATTCAAATTAGAAGGAAAATACTTCGATCACATAAAAAGTCCAGTATCAATTGGAAAAGAAGCAAACATTTTTACTGCCACCGGACTTGAAGAAAAAGACTCAGAAGATACAGAAGACGAGCGTAGACCAGTAATTCTTAAAATTTACAGACTTGAAAATTGCGAATTTAATAAAATGTATGAATATATCAAAGTTGATCCACGCTATTCCAACTTGAAAAAAAAGAAAAGAGAAATAGTATTTTCTTGGGCTCAAAGAGAGTTTAGAAATCTCCTCAAAGCACGAGAATCAGGCGTAAGAGTCCCAATACCAATACATTGTGAACGACACATCCTGGTTTTAGAACAAATTGGAAAAGACTGTCCCGCACCTAAATTAAAAGATCAAATCCCCCAAGATATTGCTAAATTTTATGACAAGGTCGCAGAGGAAATGAAAAGACTTTATAAAGGAGGACTGGTGCACGGAGATTTAAGCGCATTTAACATACTCAATGATTGCGAAAATCCAGTGTTTATTGACTTTTCACAATCAACCACCACCCAAAATCCAATGGCACGAGAACTGTTAGATCGAGATGTAAAAAACATTTGTGATCACTTCAAAAAAATAGGTTTAAAAACAGACGAACAAAACCTAAGAAAACAGATAAAAGAAGCTAAATAA
- a CDS encoding helix-turn-helix transcriptional regulator produces MSRNFLLVSLNDKKAKKIASVIKNPSCKKILDYLAGKERSTETEISKKLEMPISTVHYSIKQLVEAKLVKSDEYTYSEKGKEINHYKLANKYVIIAPEEDKKGLREKLKTIIPVALITGALGFVASLFGKSIGSFGSSISTTKIMAAQDMATESAQVMTAEVASFKSAPIASQASNMCGVDILTYFGWFIFGAITGIGIYLLIKYLIKRFS; encoded by the coding sequence ATGAGTCGAAACTTTTTACTAGTGTCCTTGAATGACAAAAAGGCCAAAAAAATTGCAAGCGTAATTAAAAATCCTAGCTGCAAAAAAATACTCGATTACTTGGCAGGAAAAGAGAGAAGTACAGAAACCGAGATTAGTAAAAAACTTGAAATGCCGATTTCAACAGTGCACTACAGCATAAAACAATTAGTTGAGGCAAAACTTGTCAAAAGTGATGAATATACTTACAGCGAAAAAGGAAAAGAAATAAATCACTATAAACTAGCAAATAAATATGTAATCATCGCACCCGAAGAAGATAAAAAAGGTTTACGAGAAAAATTAAAAACAATCATCCCCGTTGCACTAATTACAGGAGCACTAGGATTTGTTGCCAGTTTATTTGGAAAAAGCATAGGATCATTTGGCTCAAGTATTTCAACGACAAAAATAATGGCAGCACAAGATATGGCAACTGAAAGTGCTCAAGTCATGACTGCAGAAGTTGCAAGCTTTAAATCAGCACCAATTGCCAGTCAAGCAAGTAACATGTGCGGAGTTGATATTCTAACTTACTTTGGATGGTTTATTTTTGGTGCAATTACAGGAATTGGAATTTATTTACTGATAAAATATTTAATTAAACGATTTTCTTAA
- a CDS encoding AbrB/MazE/SpoVT family DNA-binding domain-containing protein, with amino-acid sequence MKKYPKIVQCDKRGQIVIPKDIREELGIGEGTGFWAFSISDEGILLKKIPREDLPSDSPIIQKLKEKSDKIPLKKKSIDKAVDTYKKSRSKNNLEEL; translated from the coding sequence GTGAAGAAGTACCCAAAGATTGTTCAGTGTGATAAACGCGGGCAAATAGTTATTCCTAAGGACATTCGTGAAGAGCTTGGAATAGGTGAAGGTACGGGCTTTTGGGCATTTTCTATTTCTGATGAAGGTATTCTACTCAAAAAAATTCCACGTGAAGATCTTCCAAGCGATTCTCCAATAATTCAAAAATTAAAAGAAAAATCTGACAAAATTCCACTTAAGAAAAAATCAATTGACAAAGCAGTTGACACTTACAAAAAATCACGATCCAAAAATAATCTCGAGGAGTTATAA
- a CDS encoding AAA family ATPase, producing the protein MSLKNNKAIIVTGTPGTGKTTFAKKLTRKEKLKIIDVTKFIKTEKLSQGYDVEKQCEIIDELILKKKLIEQIKKNESTSSKKLIIDSHMSQILPKKYVEKCYVTKCNLKELKKRLKTRKYSKEKIKENLDCEIFDICLTEAQEKKYEIEIIHTD; encoded by the coding sequence ATGAGTTTAAAAAATAATAAAGCAATTATTGTAACTGGAACACCAGGCACAGGTAAAACCACATTTGCGAAGAAACTTACTCGCAAAGAAAAACTCAAAATCATCGATGTCACTAAATTTATTAAAACTGAAAAATTAAGCCAAGGATATGACGTTGAAAAACAATGCGAAATTATTGATGAATTAATTCTTAAGAAAAAACTAATAGAACAAATAAAAAAAAATGAATCTACAAGTAGTAAAAAATTAATTATAGATAGTCACATGTCACAAATACTGCCAAAAAAATATGTAGAAAAGTGTTATGTAACCAAATGCAATCTAAAAGAATTGAAAAAAAGACTTAAAACCCGAAAATATTCTAAAGAAAAAATAAAAGAAAATCTGGATTGCGAAATATTTGATATATGTTTAACTGAAGCTCAAGAGAAAAAATACGAAATAGAAATCATCCACACAGATTAA
- a CDS encoding helix-turn-helix domain-containing protein, with protein MAVITEEDIAEVRLALIKYSADYSQRETAELIGVSQSLIHRLINGNVTALHPKTLRRLRKKLFSAQVQEKKYTSFQKLAGVYAHDALNGITYVGRRKNEALVEVYLAKTLDLVVSSSVEGSSLVGRISKKYSEYVSSGNLIVIMDFDFSNLVASYRICD; from the coding sequence ATGGCAGTAATTACTGAGGAAGATATTGCTGAAGTTAGATTAGCGCTCATAAAATATTCTGCAGATTATTCTCAAAGGGAGACTGCAGAGTTAATTGGAGTTTCTCAATCGCTAATTCACAGGTTAATTAATGGGAATGTAACTGCACTTCATCCTAAAACTCTGCGCAGGTTACGTAAAAAATTATTTTCGGCACAAGTTCAAGAAAAAAAATATACTTCATTTCAAAAATTAGCGGGAGTTTATGCTCATGATGCATTAAATGGTATTACTTATGTGGGTAGGAGAAAAAATGAAGCGTTGGTAGAGGTTTATTTAGCAAAAACTTTAGATTTAGTTGTGAGTTCGAGTGTGGAAGGGTCTAGTTTGGTTGGGCGTATTTCGAAAAAATATAGTGAATATGTTTCTTCTGGTAATTTAATTGTAATTATGGATTTTGATTTTTCTAATTTGGTTGCAAGTTATCGTATTTGTGATTAA
- a CDS encoding DNA primase yields MAKISQVSAKYIVHSTIDIEGVVDRPDVVGAIFGQTEGLLGSDLELRELQRSGRIGRIEVNVETRAGKTTGAIIVPSSLDKAETCIIGAALEIIQRIGPCNAKIKVTKIEDVRISKRSFVIDRAKELLKTLADTVLPDSQELADEVAYSVRVMEIREYGRDRLPAGPSIDDSEEIILVEGRADVLNLLKHGFKNVIAMNGSSVPQTIIDLSKRKIMCAFVDGDRGGDLNVQELIQVAELDFVTKAPDGKEVEELTQKELHKCLRSKISAEQAKLDFANKRPMPRPSASHQAVPQRRSAPVQNNSRAPPQGRQPLPKLRSAPNPRFVRKPALSEPEKATFKKMLEDLIGTRGAYILDPKLNILGKVPVTELVGTIKSLTSGVHAIILDGIVDKVLVATVERSEIKYIVGMDSKVKESRITILTAEALDK; encoded by the coding sequence ATGGCAAAAATTAGTCAAGTAAGTGCAAAATATATAGTCCATTCAACTATTGATATTGAGGGAGTTGTTGATCGCCCTGATGTTGTTGGTGCTATTTTTGGTCAAACTGAGGGTCTTTTAGGATCTGATTTAGAATTAAGAGAACTTCAAAGATCTGGTCGTATTGGCCGTATTGAGGTTAATGTTGAAACAAGAGCAGGTAAAACTACTGGGGCAATTATCGTTCCGTCTTCATTAGATAAAGCTGAAACTTGTATTATTGGTGCTGCATTAGAGATTATTCAAAGAATAGGCCCGTGCAATGCTAAAATCAAAGTTACTAAAATCGAAGATGTTAGAATTTCGAAAAGATCATTTGTTATTGACAGAGCAAAAGAACTTTTAAAGACTCTTGCGGATACGGTTCTTCCTGATTCTCAAGAATTAGCAGATGAAGTTGCTTATTCAGTTAGAGTTATGGAAATTAGAGAGTATGGTAGGGATAGACTTCCAGCAGGGCCATCAATTGATGATTCTGAAGAAATTATTCTTGTTGAAGGTCGCGCAGATGTTTTAAATTTGCTTAAGCATGGTTTCAAAAACGTAATTGCTATGAATGGTTCATCTGTTCCTCAAACAATTATTGATTTGTCCAAAAGAAAAATAATGTGTGCTTTTGTAGATGGAGATCGTGGCGGAGATTTAAACGTTCAGGAATTAATCCAAGTTGCAGAACTTGATTTTGTAACTAAAGCGCCTGATGGGAAAGAAGTTGAAGAATTAACTCAAAAAGAACTTCACAAATGTTTGCGTTCGAAAATTTCAGCAGAACAAGCTAAATTGGACTTTGCTAACAAAAGGCCTATGCCTCGCCCATCTGCGAGTCATCAAGCTGTTCCTCAAAGAAGGTCTGCTCCAGTTCAAAATAATTCTAGAGCACCACCTCAAGGAAGGCAACCATTGCCAAAGCTTAGATCTGCACCTAATCCTAGGTTTGTGAGAAAGCCTGCGCTATCTGAACCAGAAAAGGCAACTTTCAAAAAAATGCTAGAGGATTTAATTGGTACGAGAGGAGCATATATTCTTGATCCAAAGTTAAATATTCTTGGTAAAGTTCCAGTAACAGAGCTTGTTGGGACTATTAAGAGTTTAACTTCTGGCGTTCATGCAATAATCTTAGATGGGATTGTTGACAAAGTTTTAGTTGCAACTGTTGAACGTAGCGAAATCAAATATATTGTTGGTATGGACTCTAAAGTTAAAGAAAGTAGGATAACTATTCTTACTGCGGAAGCTTTAGATAAATAA
- a CDS encoding DNA topoisomerase VI subunit B, producing the protein MSQTKLTETDPTGEGQTKAHEMAKKQREISVAEFFAKNRHLLGFDNPKKSLLTTIKEAVDNSLDACEEAGLLPEIAVEVIQMGDSRFKVVIEDNGPGIVKKQIPNIFAKLLYGSKFHSLKQQRGQQGIGISASVMYGQMTTGKAARITSRIGANYEAHYFELKIDTQTNKPLIQKDDIIEWHKERGTRIELDLEASYSKGAQSIDAYLKQTAIANPHVTIIYTNPKAEQIIFPRAVDKMPLEAKEIKPHPYGIELGLLIKMISWTASKTLQHFLMNEFSRVSSSVAKEICEHAKLLPNTKPKQLKREHAEKILNAIKQTKIMNPPTDCISPIGSDALEKGLKKEIKAEFYCATTRPPSVYRGNPFVIEAALAYGGEMPKDKSIRILRYANRVPIQYQQSACASTHAIMHTNFKNYGLHQSRNSIPVGPMTLVIHMASVWVPFTSESKEAIAHYPEIIKEVKLAIQECGRLLASYVNKKNRLQKEMQKRSYIEKYIPHVGTALKKLLDLTKEDEAEIEEILKKILEQKRGKLKKIEAENLEYDEEFAKIGSATVEDELESDDENNGGENDE; encoded by the coding sequence ATGTCTCAAACTAAACTAACAGAAACAGATCCAACAGGAGAAGGACAAACAAAAGCACACGAGATGGCAAAAAAACAAAGAGAAATCTCTGTTGCCGAATTCTTTGCAAAAAATCGACACTTACTCGGATTTGACAATCCAAAAAAATCACTTCTAACAACAATTAAAGAAGCAGTAGATAATTCTCTTGACGCATGTGAAGAAGCAGGACTACTTCCAGAAATTGCAGTCGAAGTAATACAAATGGGAGATAGTAGATTTAAGGTCGTAATTGAAGATAATGGACCTGGAATTGTAAAAAAACAAATACCCAACATATTCGCAAAACTTCTTTATGGAAGCAAATTTCATTCACTAAAACAACAAAGAGGACAACAAGGAATTGGAATCAGCGCATCAGTTATGTATGGGCAAATGACCACAGGAAAAGCTGCAAGAATAACCTCTCGAATCGGCGCAAACTACGAAGCGCATTATTTCGAATTAAAAATTGACACTCAAACAAACAAACCACTCATCCAAAAAGATGACATAATAGAATGGCACAAAGAAAGAGGGACAAGAATAGAACTTGACCTTGAAGCAAGCTATTCAAAAGGAGCACAATCAATTGATGCATATCTTAAGCAAACCGCAATTGCAAATCCACATGTCACCATAATTTATACCAATCCAAAAGCCGAACAAATAATTTTTCCAAGAGCAGTTGATAAAATGCCCTTAGAAGCAAAAGAAATCAAACCACACCCTTATGGAATTGAACTTGGACTTCTCATAAAAATGATAAGCTGGACTGCTAGCAAAACATTACAACATTTTCTCATGAATGAATTTAGTAGAGTAAGTTCTTCTGTTGCAAAAGAAATTTGCGAACATGCAAAACTCTTACCCAACACAAAACCAAAACAACTCAAACGAGAACATGCCGAAAAAATACTAAACGCAATCAAACAAACAAAAATTATGAATCCTCCAACAGACTGCATATCACCAATAGGATCAGATGCACTCGAAAAGGGACTCAAAAAAGAAATAAAAGCAGAATTTTATTGTGCAACTACCCGGCCTCCTTCAGTATACAGGGGAAATCCATTCGTAATTGAAGCAGCACTAGCATATGGTGGAGAAATGCCAAAAGACAAATCCATCAGAATATTAAGATATGCGAATCGAGTACCAATACAATACCAACAAAGTGCTTGTGCATCAACTCACGCAATAATGCATACTAATTTTAAAAATTATGGACTTCACCAATCAAGAAATTCAATTCCAGTAGGGCCTATGACTCTAGTCATTCACATGGCATCAGTATGGGTTCCATTCACATCAGAAAGTAAAGAAGCAATTGCGCACTATCCAGAAATCATCAAAGAAGTAAAACTTGCAATACAAGAATGTGGAAGACTTCTTGCAAGTTATGTTAACAAAAAAAATAGACTGCAAAAAGAAATGCAAAAAAGAAGTTACATTGAAAAATACATCCCTCACGTTGGAACCGCTTTAAAAAAATTGCTAGATCTAACAAAAGAAGACGAAGCAGAAATTGAAGAAATACTAAAAAAAATCCTCGAACAAAAAAGAGGAAAACTCAAAAAAATAGAAGCAGAAAATTTAGAGTATGATGAAGAATTTGCAAAAATTGGATCTGCAACAGTAGAAGATGAATTAGAGTCTGATGACGAAAATAACGGAGGTGAAAACGATGAGTGA